CCACCATCATCCGCCACTTTACCGGCGTATACCGCCCCGACAGCGGCAAACTTCTGCTGGAGGGCGCTCCCATTTGGGAGAACACCGACGCCAAGCGGCGCATGGTGGTGATCCCCGATGACTGGTACTATTTCCCGCAGGCGTCCATTGCCGAGATGGCGAAGCTGTACGCCGGGGCGTACCCCTCCTTCTCCTGGGAGCGATACGAGAAGATGAAGCAGGTGTTCCCCCTGAATGACCGCCAGATGCTGCGGCGCATGAGCAAGGGGATGCAGAAGCAGGCGGCCTTCTGGCTGACCATGTGTTGTATGCCGGAGTACCTCATTCTGGATGAGCCGGTGGACGGTCTGGACCCGGTGATGCGGCGGCAGGTGTGGTCCCTGCTGCTGGGGGACGTGGCGGAGCGTGGTACCACGGTGCTGGTGTCCAGCCATAACCTGCGGGAGCTGGAGGATGTCTGCGACCATGTGGGCATCATGAATCAGGGTAAGGTGCTGCTGGAGCGGAGCCTGTCGGAGCTGCAGGATACCACGGTGAAGCTGCAGGTGGTGTACCCCGGCGACGAGCCCCGCCTGCCGGCGGAGCTGAATATCCTGCACCACTCCACCGTGGGCCGGGTGCATACCTACATCCTCCGGGGCGACCGGGAGAGTATCCTGAACCGGATGCAGATCACCGCTCCCCTGCTGCTGGAGGCTATTCCACTGACGCTGGAGGAGATCTTTATCTATGAGCTGGGAGGTGCTGACTATGCGGTCCGTGACATCGTTCTTTAATCCGGCACTGGCCCGCAGCGATCTGCGCCGCCACTGGCCCATTCCGTTTCTGTATACCGCCATCTGGCTGGTGGCGCTGCCGGTGCAGCTGTATCTGCGGCACATAGCCGAGGGCGCAAGCTACGGGACCCGGACGGTTTCGGAGGTGTGCCAGGGTACCTACAGCATGGGTGTCATCATGGCCTTTGTGTTCGGCGGTGTGCTGGCCATGGCCCTGTATTCCTACCTGATGAACGGCCGGTCCGTGGGATTGATACACAGCCTGCCCCTGAAGCGGCAGACCCTGTTTTTCACCCAGCTGCTGACGGGCTTTGCCATGCTCACCGCCGGGAATCTGCTGGTGGTACTGGTGAGCCTGCTGGTGTGCGGCGAGCCGGGTCCGCTGCTGGTATGGCTGGCGGTAGTGACGCTGGCGGAGATCTTCTTTCTGGCTCTTGGCACGCTGTGCGCCATGCTCACCGGCTGGCTGCTGGCGGTGCCTGTGCTGTATGTGGGGATAAACTTTCTGGTGATGGCAGTCATGCAGCTGATCCACTGGCTGGCTGAGCTGTTCATCTTCGGCTATCAGGAGGATGGCTTCGGCAGCTTCACCCTGTGGTGTACTCCGGTGGTGCAGCTGGTCCGCCGGCTGACGGATCCTCAGGGCGTCGTCGCTGAGTATGTGGGCTATCCCGTCGTCAGCGCTGATGTGAGCCCGCTGGAAAACGGCGGCTGGCAGGCACTGGGGATCTATGCCGCCGCTGCGGTGGCGATCCTTGCACTGGCCTGTATGCTGTGTATCCGGCGGCGCAGCGAGCTCTCCGGCGATGTGGCGGCCTTCCCGTGGATGCGGCCGGTGCTGCGCTACGGTGTGGGCTGCATAGGCGGTCTGGCGCTGGGCATGATCCTGTACAGCGTGACCTTCGGTCTGGCCCGTTCCAATGATATCCGGGCCTACCTGCCGGGAATGCTGCTGTGCGTGGTGCTGATGACGCTGGTGTGCAGCTTCGGAATGTCCATGCTGCTGGGGAAATCCCTGAAAATTTTCCGCCGCACCTGGAAGGGTACGGTGCTGCTGGCGGCGCTGCTGGCAGCGGTGTGCGTGTGCGTGCGGATGGATGTGGCCGGTGTGGAGCGCCGGGTGCCAAAGGCCGACGAGATCGAGAGTGTCACCGCTCAGTGCAGAAACATTCAGCCCTTTACGGCCACCTCCGGGGATACCGAGACCATCGAGGCCATCCGGGCCATCCACCGGGCCATACTGGAGCAGGCGGAGGACGGCGACGTCGATCTGGACGGCACGCCGCTTATAGAGGACGGCCAGTACATCTGGATCCGCCTGAAGTATACCCTCACCGACGGCTCCACGCTGGAGCGGGGCTATAACGTGCCGGTGCGGCGGGCTTCCGCCCTCTATACGGCCATCAACCGCATGATGTCCACGCCGCTGGCGCGGCAGGAGTTGGTGATCTCCGGCACGGCGGATGCGGATTCCGCTCCGCTGGGCGGCAGCATCTACTCCGTGGATACCGGCGACGTCCGGAACCTCACGGCGGTGGAGGCCCAGATGCTGTATCAGGCGGCTCAGCAGGACGTGGCCCAGGGCCGGGTGATCAGCGACATCCTGTCGGATACCGGCTATAGCCCCCTGCAGGTGGACATCACCGGCAACGACTGGGATTGTGTGCTGAATCTGGACAATTTCACCGACGATGCCCACACGCTGGAGCTGGTGAACCGCTTCCTGAGCGGCGGCGACGGAGAGAGCGGCGAATAAGCCTTTGGATCGTGAACGCACCCCTGCCGGCAGCGGCAGGGGTGCGTTTTTCGGAGCCACATTAAAACAACTTATGTTGCTTATTAGAAAATTGCATTTTACTTATTGTTTTTTAGGCGTATAATAAGAATGTTGTGCAATGGTACGACCGAACGAATCCAATACAAAGGAGTTTTTCATATGAGCAGAACACTGGGTACGGTGGCACGGGGCGTTCGCACCCCCATTTTCCGTGAGGGTGACAATGTGGTGGAGGGCGTGGTCTCCTCCGTCCTGACGGCACTGAAGGAGAACGGCATCCAGCCCCATGACAAGGATGTGGCGGCTGTCACCGAGTCCGTGGTGGCCCGCTGCCAGGGCAACTATGCCACGGTGGAGCAGATCGCCGCCGACGTGAAGGCCAAGACCGGCGGCAAGACGATGGGCGTCACCTTCCCCATCCTCAGCCGCAACCGCTTCTCCCTGCTGCTCAGCGGCATCGCCGCCGGTGTGGAGAAGGTGGTGCTGATGCTCAGCTATCCCTCCGACGAGGTGGGCAACCATCTGGTGTCGCTGGATCAGCTGGACGAGGCGGGCATCGACCCGTGGCACGACGTGCTGGATCTGGAGCAGTTCCGGGCCGCCTTCGGCAAGGTGATCCATCCCTTCACCGGTGTGGATTATGTGGATTTCTATAAGGGCATCATCGAGGATGCCGGGGCTCAGGCGGAGATCGTATTCGCCAACCGGGTGCAGACGGTGCTGGACTATACCGATACCGTCATCTGCTGCGATATCCACACCCGCCAGCGCAGCAAGCGCCTGCTGAAGAAGGCCGGCGCCCGTGTGGTGCTGGGTCTGGACGATCTGCTGACCGCTCCCGTCAACGGCAGCGGCTATAATCCGCAGTACGGCCTGCTGGGCAGCAATAAGGCCGACGACACCCGTGTCAAGCTCTTCCCCCGTGATGCCGACGTGGTGGCCGAGGCCATCGGCCAGCGGCTCAGCGAGGCCACCGGCAAGCGCATCGAGGCCATGGTCTACGGCGACGGTGCCTTCAAGGATCCTGTCGGTAAGATCTGGGAGCTGGCGGATCCCGTGGTCTCCCCCGGCTATACCGCCGGTCTGGAGGGTACACCCAACGAGCTGAAGCTGAAGTATCTGGCGGACCACGATTTCGGTGACCTGTCCGGCGAGGCGCTGCAGCAGGCGGTGGCCCAGAAGATCCGGGAAAAGGATGCCTCCGTCAGTCTGGTGGGCAACATGGTGTCCGAGGGGACGACCCCCCGGCACCTGACGGATCTTATCGGCTCCCTGTGCGACCTGACCAGCGGCTCCGGCGACAAGGGTACCCCTGTCATCTATATTCAGGGCTACTTCGATAACTATACCAACGACTGATATTACCCGACGTCCCCCGGCAGGATATCCTGCCGGGGGACGTTTCTTTATTATGCAGGCGTCCACCAAACAAAAGGGAGCGCTGCGGCATTGCCGCAGCGCTCCCTTTATTTTATCTTGCGAACCGAGATTACTTGTCGTACATCTCAATGAGCTTCAGCAGATGCTCATAGCGGTTCTTGGCCTCCTCCTCGTTCCGGGCAAACAGTGCCTCGGCACGATCGGGGAACTCACGGGTCAGACGGCTGTAACGGGCCTCGTTCATCAGGAACTCCTGATAGCCGCCGGCGGGCGCCTTGGAATCCATGGAGAAGCGCTGGCCTGCCGGAGCAGCAGGATTGAAGCGGAACAGGTTCCAGTAGCCGCAGTCCACGGCACGCTTCATTTCCTTCTGGCAGTTCATCATGCCGCCCTTGATGCTGTGCATCTCGCAGGGGCTGTAGCCGATGATCAGGGACGGGCCGTGATAGGCCTCGGCCTCGGCGATGGCCTTGATGGTCTGAGCGGGATTGGCGCCCATAGCCACCTGAGCCACGTACACGTAGCCGTACTGCATGGCGATCTCGGCAAGGCTCTTCTTCTTGACCTCCTTACCGGCTGCGGCAAACTGGCAGACCTGGCCAATGTTGGAGGCCTTGGAGGCCTGTCCACCGGTGTTGGAGTACACCTCGGTATCGAACACGAAGATGTTCACATCCTGCTTGGAGGCGATGACGTGGTCCAGACCGCCGTAGCCGATGTCGTAGGCCCAGCCGTCGCCGCCGAAGATCCACATGGACTTCTTGGCCAGATACTCCTTCTTGCTCAGCAGGTCAGCGGCGATGGTGCAGGCGGCGCAGTCGCAGAACAGAGCGCCCTTAGCCTTCAGCTGGGCGGCGTGCTCAGCGAACTGAGGCACGGCAGCCAGCTCCTCTACGGTGCAGATGCTGTCCTCCAGAGCCTTGACGAAGGCACGGGCAGCCTCTGCATTGGCCTCGCCGTCCTCCATGGTGTCCAGCCATGCCTGAGCGGCGGCCTTCAGCTCGGGACGAGCCCACTCCACGGCGATCAGCTGGCGGGTCTCCTCGGCCAGATCCTGACGGATCTTGTTCTGGCCGATGTACATACCCAGACCGTGCTCGGCGTTATCCTCAAACAGGGAGTTGCACCATGCGGGGCCGTGGCCCTCCTTGTTGGCGCAGTAGGGAGAGGTAGCCGCAGGACCGCCCCAGATGGAGGAGCAGCCGGTGGCGTTGGAGATATACATATGGTCACCGAACAGCTGGGTGACGAGACGGGCATAGCTGGTCTCGGCGCAGCCGGCGCAGGAGCCGGAGAACTCCAGCATGGGCTGCTTGAACTGGCTGCCCTTGACGGTGTTGTCCTGCATATCCTTCTTCTCGGACACCTCGGCCACGCAGTAGTTGAACACATCCTGCTGCGCAAGCTCACCCTCCTGAGGAACCATAGACAGGGCGTTCACCGGGCAGACGCCGATGCAGACGCCGCAGCCCATGCAGTCCAGAGGACTGATGGCCATGGTGAACTGATAGGTACCCTTGCCCTTGCCGGCCTTCACATCCACGATCTTGGCGGCCTCCGGGGCGTTCTTGGCCTCCTCGGCGGTCAGAGCGAAGGGACGGATGGTGGCGTGGGGGCAGACATAGGCGCACTGGTTGCACTGGATGCACTTGTTGGCGTCCCAGGTGGGGACGGACACGGCCACACCACGCTTCTCGTAAGCGGAGGCGCCCAGCTCGAACTGACCGTCCACGTGCTCGGCGAAGGCGGAGACGGGCAGGCTGTCGCCGTCCATCTTGCCCACAGGCTCCAGGATCTCCTTGACCATCTTCACCAGCTCCGGCTTACCCTTCAGCTCGCGGGTATCCGGCTCGTCCACGGCGTCGGCCCACTCGGCGGGCACGTCGATCTTCTTATAGGCGGTGGCACCCAGGTCGATGGCCTTGTAGTTCATATCCACCACGTCCTGACCCTTCTTCAGGTAGGAGGCCTTGGCCTTCTCCTTCATGAAGCGGATGGCGTCCTCCTCCGGCAGCACCTTGGCCAGAGAGAAGAAAGCGGACTGCAGGATGGTGTTGTTGCGCTTGCCCATACCGATCTCGATGGCCAGATCAATGGCGTTGATGGTATACAGCTGGATGTTATTGCGGGCGATGTAGCGCTTGGCGTCGGCCTTCAGGTGGTGGTTCAGCTCCTCGAAATCCCACTGGCAGTTGATCATGAACACGCCGCCGGGCTTGACGTCGTTGACCATCTTATAGCCCTTGGTGATGTAGGAGGGGTTGTGGCAGGCCACGAAGTCGGCCTTGTTGATATAGTACGGAGAGCGGATGGGGTGATCGCCGAAGCGCAGATGGCTGATGGTCACGCCGCCGGTCTTTTTGGAGTCATACTGGAAGTAGGCCTGCACGTACTTGTCGGTGTGGTCGCCGATGATCTTGATGGAGTTCTTGTTGGCGCCCACGGTACCGTCGCCGCCCAGACCCCAGAACTTGCACTCGATGGTGCCGGGGGCGGCGGTGTTGGGACAGTTCTTATCCTCCGGCAGGGACAGGTTGGTCACGTCGTCCACGATGCCGATGGTGAACTGGCGCTTCATCTCGTCACGCTTCAGCTCCTCATACACGGCGAACACGGAGGCGGGAGGCGTATCCTTGCTGCCCAGACCGTAGCGGCCGCCGATGACCTGCACGTCGTTCTTGCCGGCGTTGGCCAGAGCGGTGACTACATCCTGATACAGGGGCTCGCCCATAGCGCCGGGCTCCTTGGTGCGGTCCAGAACGGCCACACGCTTGGCGGTGGCGGGAATGGCGGCCACCAGCTTTTCCGGGGCGAAGGGACGGAACAGACGGACCTTCACCAGACCCACCTTCTCGCCGTGGGCGTTCAGGTAGTCAATGACCTCCTCCGCCACGTCGCAGATGGAGCCCATGGCCACGATGACCCGGTCGGCGTCGGGTGCGCCGTAGTAGTTGAACAGCTGGTAGTCGGTACCCAGCTTGGCATTGATCTTGTCCATGTACTTCTCCACCACGGCGGGCAGAGCGGCATAGTACTTGTTGCAGGCCTCACGGTGCTGGAAGTAGATATCTCCGTTCTCGTGGCTGCCCCGCATATGGGGATGCTCCGGGTTCAGGGCGTGAGCACGGAACTCCTTCACGGCGTCCATGTCGCACATATCCTTCAGATCCTCGTAATCCCACACGGCGATCTTCTGGATCTCATGGCTGGTGCGGAAGCCGTCGAAGAAGTTGATGAAGGGGACCTTGCCCTCCAGAGCGGCCAGATGGGCCACGGGAGACAGGTCCATGACCTCCTGCACGTTGCCCTCGCACAGCATGGCAAAGCCGGTCTGGCGGCAGGCCATGACGTCGGAGTGGTCACCGAAGATGTTCAGCGCCTGAGTGGACACAGTACGGGCGGAGACGTGGAACACGGCGGGCAGCTGCTCGGCTGCGATCTTGTACATATTGGGGATCATCAGCAGCAGACCCTGAGAGGCGGTGTAGGTGGTGGTCAGCGCACCTGCGCCCAGAGAGCCGTGAACTGCACCGGCGGCACCGGCTTCAGACTGCATCTCCACCACCTTGACCTTCGTGCCGAAGATGTTCTTCAGGCCGTTGGCGGACCACTGGTCCACGAAGTCCGCCATGGGGGACGACGGGGTGATGGGATAGATGGCCGCAACCTCAGAGAACGCATAGGAAACGTGCGCCGCTGCGTTGTTGCCATCCATGGATTTCATTTTTCTTTCCATAAATGAACCTCCTTTTTTTGTCAACGTGTTACCGTTTTTTAAGAGAGACCAAACATACCATACATTGTGATTGTAGCACAGTCTTTCCGGGATGTAAATGTCAAAAATGAAAAATTTCCTCGAAATAACACTTTTTTTTCATGGTGCGTGAAAATTATCACGGTGGTTCAGACATTTTTCCGGAAATCTTGCCGCCGGGGAGCGATAAAGGGTTTCCTGCCGGAGAAAACTGTGATAAAATAAAGAGAAAACTGCGGAACTTCCGGGAAAGGGTGACGGAGCAATGGTGGTGTCGGTGCGCTCGTTGGGGCTGTCGGGCATCAGTGGATATGAGGTAACGGTGGAGTGCTTCCTGTCGGGAGGGCTCCCGGCCTTCGATGTGGTGGGTCTGCCGGATGCCGCCGTGCGGGAATCCCGTGAGCGGGTCCGGGCGGCGGTCAAGACCTGCGGCGCCCGGTTCCCTGTCAGCCGCATCACGGTGAATCTGGCCCCGGCGGGCCAGCGGAAGGAGGGGACGGTCTACGACCTGCCCATCTTGCTGGGGCTGCTGACGGCCTCGGAGGAGCTGCCGCCCCTGCCGGAGGACGCCGCCTTTCTGGGGGAACTGAGCCTCACCGGCGCCCTGCGCCCGGTGGCGGGGGTGCTGCCCATGGCCCTGTGCGCCGCCCGGTGCGGCATCCGCAAGCTCTATGTCCCGGCCCGGAACGCCGCCGAGGCCACGCTGGCCGACGGTGTCACCGTGTACCCGGTGGAAACCGTCGCCCAGCTGCTGGAGCACCTCCGGGGCGAGACGCCTATCCCGCCGGCGGAGCGGTGGCAGCCCACCGGCGAGACGCTGCCTATGCCGGACTTCTCCG
The genomic region above belongs to Vescimonas coprocola and contains:
- a CDS encoding ABC transporter ATP-binding protein encodes the protein MLEAKEVVKSFDGFRALDSATLTVPKGTVYGLVGPNGAGKSTIIRHFTGVYRPDSGKLLLEGAPIWENTDAKRRMVVIPDDWYYFPQASIAEMAKLYAGAYPSFSWERYEKMKQVFPLNDRQMLRRMSKGMQKQAAFWLTMCCMPEYLILDEPVDGLDPVMRRQVWSLLLGDVAERGTTVLVSSHNLRELEDVCDHVGIMNQGKVLLERSLSELQDTTVKLQVVYPGDEPRLPAELNILHHSTVGRVHTYILRGDRESILNRMQITAPLLLEAIPLTLEEIFIYELGGADYAVRDIVL
- a CDS encoding coenzyme F420-0:L-glutamate ligase — its product is MSRTLGTVARGVRTPIFREGDNVVEGVVSSVLTALKENGIQPHDKDVAAVTESVVARCQGNYATVEQIAADVKAKTGGKTMGVTFPILSRNRFSLLLSGIAAGVEKVVLMLSYPSDEVGNHLVSLDQLDEAGIDPWHDVLDLEQFRAAFGKVIHPFTGVDYVDFYKGIIEDAGAQAEIVFANRVQTVLDYTDTVICCDIHTRQRSKRLLKKAGARVVLGLDDLLTAPVNGSGYNPQYGLLGSNKADDTRVKLFPRDADVVAEAIGQRLSEATGKRIEAMVYGDGAFKDPVGKIWELADPVVSPGYTAGLEGTPNELKLKYLADHDFGDLSGEALQQAVAQKIREKDASVSLVGNMVSEGTTPRHLTDLIGSLCDLTSGSGDKGTPVIYIQGYFDNYTND
- the nifJ gene encoding pyruvate:ferredoxin (flavodoxin) oxidoreductase, with translation MERKMKSMDGNNAAAHVSYAFSEVAAIYPITPSSPMADFVDQWSANGLKNIFGTKVKVVEMQSEAGAAGAVHGSLGAGALTTTYTASQGLLLMIPNMYKIAAEQLPAVFHVSARTVSTQALNIFGDHSDVMACRQTGFAMLCEGNVQEVMDLSPVAHLAALEGKVPFINFFDGFRTSHEIQKIAVWDYEDLKDMCDMDAVKEFRAHALNPEHPHMRGSHENGDIYFQHREACNKYYAALPAVVEKYMDKINAKLGTDYQLFNYYGAPDADRVIVAMGSICDVAEEVIDYLNAHGEKVGLVKVRLFRPFAPEKLVAAIPATAKRVAVLDRTKEPGAMGEPLYQDVVTALANAGKNDVQVIGGRYGLGSKDTPPASVFAVYEELKRDEMKRQFTIGIVDDVTNLSLPEDKNCPNTAAPGTIECKFWGLGGDGTVGANKNSIKIIGDHTDKYVQAYFQYDSKKTGGVTISHLRFGDHPIRSPYYINKADFVACHNPSYITKGYKMVNDVKPGGVFMINCQWDFEELNHHLKADAKRYIARNNIQLYTINAIDLAIEIGMGKRNNTILQSAFFSLAKVLPEEDAIRFMKEKAKASYLKKGQDVVDMNYKAIDLGATAYKKIDVPAEWADAVDEPDTRELKGKPELVKMVKEILEPVGKMDGDSLPVSAFAEHVDGQFELGASAYEKRGVAVSVPTWDANKCIQCNQCAYVCPHATIRPFALTAEEAKNAPEAAKIVDVKAGKGKGTYQFTMAISPLDCMGCGVCIGVCPVNALSMVPQEGELAQQDVFNYCVAEVSEKKDMQDNTVKGSQFKQPMLEFSGSCAGCAETSYARLVTQLFGDHMYISNATGCSSIWGGPAATSPYCANKEGHGPAWCNSLFEDNAEHGLGMYIGQNKIRQDLAEETRQLIAVEWARPELKAAAQAWLDTMEDGEANAEAARAFVKALEDSICTVEELAAVPQFAEHAAQLKAKGALFCDCAACTIAADLLSKKEYLAKKSMWIFGGDGWAYDIGYGGLDHVIASKQDVNIFVFDTEVYSNTGGQASKASNIGQVCQFAAAGKEVKKKSLAEIAMQYGYVYVAQVAMGANPAQTIKAIAEAEAYHGPSLIIGYSPCEMHSIKGGMMNCQKEMKRAVDCGYWNLFRFNPAAPAGQRFSMDSKAPAGGYQEFLMNEARYSRLTREFPDRAEALFARNEEEAKNRYEHLLKLIEMYDK